One window of the Verrucomicrobiota bacterium genome contains the following:
- the ppk1 gene encoding polyphosphate kinase 1, with protein MGKGIHSHFINRGLSWLEFNQRVLDQALDKENPLLERLKFLCIVSSNLDEFFEVRVAGLKQQVQTNTVALAPDGMSPKSELAAISKRARKQVDDQYRCWNEEIEPGLAGENIKFHNFPDVPESEHAHFEKFFHERIFPVLTPLAIDPSHPFPQLLNKSLNIIVHLEGEGINTDLAVVQVPRILPRVVPFSQQTEEQGHDFVFLGSVIKHYVGTLFHGVKVLGAHLFRVTRNSNLYVDEEEAENLLHAIEEELRHVNRGAAVRLEVQDDCPDAVANRLLEIFNLGHGDLYRHEGPINLTRLMPLALSIDRPDLRDKRFTPATVVSLNEEADIFWHIRKGDILMQHPYDSFQTVLDFLGQAAEDPHVLAIKQTLYRTSSDSPLVASLIHAAENGKQVTVIIELKARFDEAANIKWARLMREAGVNVIYGIAGLKTHAKAMLVVRQEGEIIRRYAHLGTGNYHPSTARLYTDLGFLTAREELTSDVAAMFNILTGVSKFPGMKELLMAPYDLREGMLELIDREIEHAKAGRPAGIFVKMNALVEESMIDALYLASQAGIKVQLFIRGICCLRPGIPGVSENIEVRSLVGRFLEHSRIIRFENGGAPEIYLGSADWMPRNLFRRVETGFPIRNPRVQEHIEEIINTFWKDNVKVRVMDTEGLYHLRSVEGERFNAQEEFVADSQRRRKAKPALAQ; from the coding sequence ATGGGAAAAGGGATTCACTCTCACTTCATCAACCGCGGTCTTAGCTGGCTGGAGTTCAACCAGCGCGTGCTCGACCAGGCGCTCGACAAAGAGAACCCCCTGCTGGAGCGCCTGAAGTTCCTTTGTATCGTCAGTTCGAACCTCGACGAGTTCTTCGAGGTGCGCGTGGCCGGTCTCAAGCAGCAGGTGCAGACGAACACCGTCGCGCTGGCGCCGGACGGCATGTCGCCGAAATCAGAACTTGCAGCGATCTCGAAGCGTGCCCGCAAACAGGTGGACGACCAGTACCGCTGCTGGAATGAGGAGATCGAACCAGGCCTCGCGGGTGAGAACATCAAATTTCACAATTTTCCGGATGTTCCCGAATCCGAGCATGCGCATTTCGAGAAGTTCTTCCATGAGCGGATTTTCCCGGTGCTCACGCCCCTTGCCATTGATCCTTCACACCCCTTTCCCCAGCTTCTCAACAAGAGTCTCAATATCATCGTTCACCTCGAGGGCGAGGGGATCAACACCGACCTGGCGGTTGTCCAGGTGCCACGGATCCTACCGCGCGTGGTTCCCTTCTCCCAGCAGACCGAGGAGCAGGGCCATGACTTTGTCTTCCTCGGCAGCGTCATCAAACATTACGTAGGAACCCTTTTCCACGGAGTCAAGGTGCTCGGGGCCCATCTCTTCCGCGTCACCCGCAACAGCAATCTCTACGTCGACGAGGAGGAGGCAGAGAATCTCCTGCACGCGATCGAGGAAGAGCTGCGCCATGTGAATCGCGGTGCAGCCGTGCGCCTCGAGGTTCAGGACGACTGTCCCGACGCGGTGGCCAACCGCCTGCTGGAGATCTTCAATCTCGGTCACGGCGATCTCTACCGGCACGAGGGCCCTATCAATCTCACGCGCCTGATGCCGCTGGCCCTCTCGATCGACCGGCCCGATCTCCGCGACAAGCGGTTCACCCCCGCGACCGTCGTTTCACTTAACGAAGAGGCCGACATCTTCTGGCATATCCGCAAGGGCGATATCCTGATGCAGCATCCCTACGACAGCTTCCAGACCGTCCTCGATTTCCTTGGGCAGGCCGCCGAGGACCCGCATGTCCTGGCGATCAAGCAGACTCTCTATCGTACCAGCTCCGATTCTCCCCTCGTGGCCTCGCTCATCCATGCTGCTGAGAACGGAAAGCAGGTGACGGTCATTATCGAGCTGAAGGCCCGCTTCGACGAAGCCGCCAATATCAAATGGGCACGCCTTATGCGCGAGGCCGGCGTCAATGTCATCTACGGCATCGCGGGACTCAAGACCCATGCCAAGGCCATGCTGGTCGTCCGCCAGGAGGGCGAGATTATCCGGCGCTACGCACACCTCGGAACCGGCAACTACCATCCCTCCACGGCACGTCTTTACACCGATCTCGGTTTCCTCACAGCCCGCGAGGAGCTCACCTCGGATGTTGCCGCGATGTTCAATATCCTGACCGGCGTGTCCAAGTTCCCCGGCATGAAGGAGCTTCTGATGGCACCTTACGATCTGCGTGAGGGCATGCTTGAGTTAATCGACCGTGAGATCGAACATGCCAAGGCCGGTCGCCCGGCTGGCATCTTCGTGAAGATGAACGCCCTAGTGGAGGAGAGCATGATCGATGCGCTCTACCTTGCCTCACAGGCAGGCATCAAGGTGCAGCTCTTCATCCGCGGTATCTGTTGCCTGCGCCCCGGCATCCCCGGGGTTAGCGAGAACATCGAGGTGCGCAGTCTGGTTGGTCGATTCCTAGAGCACAGCCGCATCATTCGCTTTGAGAATGGCGGCGCTCCCGAAATCTACCTCGGAAGTGCTGACTGGATGCCGCGCAATCTCTTCCGCCGTGTGGAGACGGGCTTCCCGATTCGCAACCCCCGCGTCCAGGAGCATATCGAGGAGATCATCAACACCTTCTGGAAGGACAATGTGAAGGTCCGCGTCATGGACACGGAGGGTCTGTACCACCTGCGTTCCGTGGAGGGAGAGAGATTCAACGCCCAGGAAGAGTTCGTCGCCGACTCCCAGCGCCGCCGCAAGGCGAAGCCTGCCTTGGCACAGTAG
- a CDS encoding VIT family protein: MKHSEFHLTHRVGWLRAAVLGANDGLLSTASLIVGVAAAEASRGSVLVAGVAGLVAGAMSMAAGEYVSVSSQSDTERADLERERIELATDFEHEHAELASIYVERGLDQGLADQVAKQLMAKDALGAHARDELGISEALSARPLQAALASAATFAVGAAMPLLVVLAVPHNWIAWTVSGSSMIFLAILGALSAYAGGAPMLRSIVRVTFWGALAMALTAGVGALVGKPV; encoded by the coding sequence ATGAAGCACTCCGAGTTCCACCTCACTCATCGTGTCGGATGGCTCCGCGCCGCCGTCCTCGGTGCAAACGACGGGCTCCTCTCCACGGCCAGTCTGATTGTTGGCGTTGCGGCAGCAGAGGCGAGCCGTGGTAGCGTGCTAGTCGCCGGGGTTGCCGGACTTGTAGCGGGTGCCATGTCGATGGCAGCCGGAGAGTATGTCTCCGTGAGTTCCCAGTCCGATACGGAACGGGCCGATCTGGAGCGTGAACGGATCGAACTTGCCACCGATTTCGAACATGAACATGCGGAGTTGGCCTCCATCTATGTGGAGCGGGGACTTGATCAGGGGCTTGCGGATCAAGTGGCCAAGCAGCTGATGGCAAAGGATGCCTTGGGAGCACATGCCCGTGACGAACTCGGTATTTCTGAAGCCCTTAGTGCCCGGCCTTTGCAGGCTGCATTAGCCTCCGCGGCGACCTTCGCCGTGGGTGCCGCAATGCCATTGCTGGTTGTGCTTGCCGTGCCTCACAACTGGATTGCCTGGACAGTGTCGGGCAGCTCCATGATTTTCCTCGCCATCCTTGGCGCACTCTCTGCCTACGCGGGGGGCGCTCCTATGCTGCGTTCGATCGTGCGCGTCACTTTCTGGGGCGCGCTAGCCATGGCCCTGACTGCAGGCGTGGGTGCACTAGTCGGCAAGCCTGTTTGA
- a CDS encoding 8-oxo-dGTP diphosphatase — protein MDPHDPAFWQNWQPTMRASLCFVLRDKQILMIRKKRGLGAGKINGPGGRLEPGENALAAAIRETQEELCVTPLNLSERGELHFQFVDGLALHCVVFTAEGCLGEPVETDEAVPHWMETSAIPYHDMWQDDQYWLPGMLEGKTFKGYFHFDQDVMLSRRLEWLSA, from the coding sequence ATGGATCCCCACGACCCCGCCTTCTGGCAGAACTGGCAGCCGACGATGAGGGCATCTCTCTGCTTTGTGCTAAGGGATAAGCAGATCCTCATGATTAGAAAAAAACGCGGTCTTGGTGCAGGGAAGATCAATGGACCGGGCGGTCGACTCGAACCCGGCGAGAACGCTCTGGCGGCCGCGATCCGCGAGACTCAAGAGGAACTCTGTGTCACGCCGCTGAATCTCTCGGAGCGTGGAGAACTCCACTTCCAGTTTGTCGACGGACTGGCCCTTCATTGTGTCGTTTTTACTGCCGAGGGTTGTCTTGGGGAACCGGTCGAGACGGATGAGGCAGTTCCCCATTGGATGGAAACTTCTGCGATTCCCTACCATGATATGTGGCAGGATGATCAGTACTGGTTACCGGGGATGCTCGAGGGCAAAACCTTCAAGGGGTATTTTCATTTTGACCAGGATGTGATGCTATCGCGCCGTCTGGAGTGGCTATCAGCCTAA
- the gatB gene encoding Asp-tRNA(Asn)/Glu-tRNA(Gln) amidotransferase subunit GatB produces MSTEYSVTIGLEVHAQLKTKSKMFCGCKVEYGAEPNTHTCPTCLGLPGALPVMNGEALRLTARAGLMLGCDIPEVCKFDRKNYYYPDMPKNYQISQYDQPLCLGGDVPLHETAYPKDAQKTIATPGKKIRLTRIHLEEDVAKSFHLETASGIDFNRAGTPLMEIVSEADIASPEEAFAYLTALRQILVYGEISDADMEKGQMRCDVNVSVRPVGQKEYGTKIELKNLNSISGVRRALAFEIERQTAFVKAGGKLDQETRRWDDDRGETTLMRIKESAHDYRYFPDPDLLPVRTAKIVESAKVGMPELPQAKRDRFVADYGISEYDAAVLADDAALADYFEVASKGSPKPKSVANWIINDLLSALSAASLDLSECPIQAAYIGELTALIELGTISGRQGKEVFAEMMVSGKQPAVIVEERGLKQVSDTGAIEAFCDEVIAANPASVADFKSGKEAALNFLKGQVMKLSKGKANPALAGEILAKKLQA; encoded by the coding sequence ATGAGCACGGAATACAGCGTAACGATCGGACTTGAAGTCCATGCCCAGTTGAAAACCAAGAGCAAGATGTTCTGCGGTTGCAAGGTCGAGTACGGAGCTGAACCGAACACGCACACCTGCCCTACGTGTCTCGGACTGCCCGGTGCGCTTCCGGTGATGAATGGCGAGGCGCTGCGACTTACCGCCCGCGCAGGACTGATGCTAGGCTGTGACATTCCCGAGGTCTGTAAGTTCGATCGCAAGAACTACTACTACCCGGACATGCCGAAGAACTATCAGATCTCCCAGTACGACCAGCCCCTCTGTCTCGGAGGCGACGTCCCTCTCCACGAGACGGCCTATCCTAAGGATGCCCAGAAGACGATCGCGACCCCCGGCAAGAAGATCCGGCTCACCCGCATCCATCTGGAGGAGGATGTGGCGAAGAGTTTCCATCTCGAGACTGCCAGCGGCATTGATTTCAACCGCGCCGGCACACCTCTCATGGAGATCGTCTCGGAGGCCGACATCGCTTCCCCCGAGGAGGCCTTCGCCTACCTCACGGCACTGCGTCAGATCCTTGTCTATGGTGAAATCAGCGATGCCGACATGGAGAAGGGCCAGATGCGCTGCGATGTGAACGTTTCCGTGCGACCTGTCGGCCAGAAGGAATACGGCACCAAGATCGAGCTGAAGAATCTCAATTCCATCAGCGGAGTCCGCCGCGCTCTCGCCTTCGAGATCGAGCGCCAGACTGCCTTTGTGAAGGCGGGAGGAAAACTCGATCAGGAGACGCGTCGTTGGGATGACGACCGTGGCGAGACGACGCTCATGCGCATCAAGGAGTCCGCTCACGACTACCGCTACTTCCCCGATCCTGACCTGCTTCCCGTCCGCACGGCCAAGATCGTCGAATCGGCAAAGGTTGGCATGCCGGAGTTGCCTCAGGCCAAGCGCGACCGATTCGTCGCTGACTATGGTATCAGCGAGTACGACGCGGCCGTCCTAGCAGATGATGCCGCATTGGCTGATTACTTCGAGGTAGCCAGCAAGGGCTCCCCCAAGCCGAAGAGCGTTGCAAACTGGATCATCAACGACCTGCTCAGCGCCCTCTCAGCCGCTTCGCTGGATCTCTCGGAATGCCCCATCCAGGCAGCTTATATCGGTGAACTCACGGCCCTCATTGAGTTAGGAACCATAAGCGGCCGCCAAGGCAAGGAGGTCTTTGCCGAGATGATGGTCAGCGGCAAGCAGCCCGCAGTGATCGTTGAGGAGAGGGGGCTCAAGCAGGTCAGCGACACCGGGGCTATTGAGGCATTCTGCGACGAGGTCATTGCTGCCAATCCGGCATCTGTCGCCGACTTCAAGTCTGGCAAGGAAGCCGCGCTCAACTTCCTCAAGGGTCAGGTCATGAAGCTTTCCAAAGGAAAGGCAAATCCCGCTCTCGCGGGAGAGATCCTCGCGAAGAAGCTCCAAGCATAG
- the plsY gene encoding glycerol-3-phosphate 1-O-acyltransferase PlsY translates to MLSSLAPWLLIAVASYLLGSIPFGFIAGRICGIDIRTKGSGNIGATNVLRVLGKKWGYAVFLLDFVKGLIPVLLALAWGRSIGVNPASAPGALAALCALLGHSFPVWLGFKGGKGIASSAGVIVGLFGFWAFLFCLGSWLLFFSITRYVSVASIAAAIAVPVSVSVLYFMHRSDWLTLLVACLMCLLAIWRHRSNIVRLQAGTEPRFEKKTGPKKP, encoded by the coding sequence GTGCTTTCCTCGCTTGCTCCTTGGCTACTCATAGCCGTTGCCTCGTACCTGCTCGGCTCGATCCCATTCGGGTTCATCGCCGGCAGGATCTGTGGTATCGATATCCGCACTAAGGGAAGCGGCAACATCGGGGCTACGAATGTGCTTCGCGTGCTAGGCAAGAAATGGGGCTATGCCGTGTTCCTCCTCGATTTTGTGAAAGGTCTGATTCCCGTCCTGCTGGCGCTTGCATGGGGTCGTTCCATCGGGGTGAACCCCGCCTCCGCCCCAGGAGCGTTGGCGGCGCTTTGCGCGCTCCTAGGTCATAGCTTTCCCGTCTGGCTGGGATTCAAGGGGGGGAAGGGGATTGCCTCCTCCGCAGGCGTGATCGTCGGACTCTTCGGATTCTGGGCCTTTCTGTTTTGCCTCGGCTCATGGCTCCTTTTCTTCAGCATCACCCGCTATGTTTCCGTGGCTTCGATTGCGGCGGCCATTGCCGTTCCTGTCTCCGTCTCCGTGCTCTATTTCATGCATCGGTCGGATTGGCTAACTTTGCTCGTGGCGTGCCTCATGTGCCTGCTAGCAATCTGGCGTCACCGCTCGAACATCGTCCGCCTGCAGGCAGGAACAGAGCCCCGCTTTGAGAAGAAGACGGGGCCGAAAAAACCATGA
- the smc gene encoding chromosome segregation protein SMC → MYLQSLELIGFKSFAPKTTLRFHRGVTAIVGPNGCGKSNVLDAIRWVLGEQSAKALRGGEMADVIFNGTDTRQPHNMAEVSMTFAECEQELGVEWNEVRITRRVFRDGKSEYLINGTPCRLKDIHNLFMDTGIGRSAYSIMEQGRTAQLLNSRPEDRRAIFEEAAGITKYKAQKKEALRKLEYTESNLLRVSDIIKEVKRQIGSLQRQAGKARRYQSLMEDLRVLDTHLSHRTYLDLERSITEVAEQVEKSADARALYEHEIGEQELEVAGAREQVTALDTETGVARDSLQTLRNRIFSGESRIETNAERCGEFREMGIRASADIDATHLRIREQENEIEQTDAQLTSLLEVLRGEEELLQAGAARLQQAQQERQSAEQATESLTGRLHGLENRLTDVRGELSTASARRDAERSRSLQLQEQVSVAGLAVTTAATRADQTGAAQASTRASLDAAEQELLAAQQGHDEAQNARQIAETEWNNSVKQLSEREHRLEILLQLEREGEGLGEGAQAILRGLDRPEFYQAGILGTLASLIEVPAAEIPAIEAALGAASRAIVFADAGMAEAALQTLREAAQGRASVVASDLLPISPSPAEALPEGATCWAVDVVRATGSAHGLIGRLLEGVAIVPDLATAFRLKRAYPGLAFAARTGEFLGRDGVAHGGSTGDVSGSALLRRSQIASLEREVNLLRESVSHLSLVREGALAALEAAVNRLRDAREVLGNTQGLLAAAQADNLLATRELENARNRHESLDGEISSLQEHIQLLEAQIADREQQLETASLELNTAREERSAAGFRISFLRDAETTAAADLAEARLRVATERQRQQSLANQRAPMEARIRELAETISVRERDITTHDEKIKSLEAESTGLAESVETWKIESAEAEARVLELGVRRAELQSGVEALEIALRGARKNLSDLQDNRSKNEVRLAELKLRAESIRDHVSRRYQLDLAGFEPDRYALLKAVAQQKEKERRAALPASTDPTVEGEVSSNENPEEITVEVVQAISGPIPAEIPWERIELVVAELTERADSMGPVNLDAIQEYDELEERYKFLEQQNNDLINGKAELMEAIARINKTTKELFSETFEKIRVNFLEMFTQLFGGGKANLLLMDESDPLESGIEIIASPPGKKLQSISLLSGGERTMTAVALLFAIYMVKPSPFCVLDEMDAPLDESNIGRFIKLLDRFIGQSQFMVITHNKRTMSRADSLYGVTMEERGISKLLSVKFTGRDEQLPPAAATNSTLRDETLETAPVGVTEEIEG, encoded by the coding sequence ATGTATCTTCAATCACTCGAACTGATCGGATTCAAGTCCTTTGCCCCCAAGACAACCTTGCGTTTTCATCGCGGGGTGACTGCCATTGTCGGCCCGAACGGCTGCGGCAAATCGAATGTCCTGGATGCAATCCGGTGGGTGCTCGGCGAGCAGTCTGCCAAGGCGCTCCGTGGCGGCGAGATGGCCGACGTCATTTTCAACGGCACCGACACGCGACAGCCCCACAACATGGCCGAGGTCTCCATGACCTTTGCTGAGTGCGAGCAGGAGCTGGGAGTCGAGTGGAATGAAGTCCGCATCACCCGCCGCGTCTTTCGCGATGGCAAGTCGGAGTATCTGATCAACGGCACACCCTGCCGGCTCAAGGACATCCACAATCTCTTCATGGACACCGGCATCGGCCGAAGCGCCTACTCCATCATGGAGCAGGGTCGCACGGCCCAGCTGCTCAATAGCCGTCCGGAAGACCGTCGCGCCATTTTCGAAGAGGCAGCCGGCATCACAAAGTACAAGGCCCAAAAGAAGGAGGCGCTTCGCAAGCTCGAGTACACTGAGTCGAACCTGCTCCGCGTCTCCGACATCATCAAGGAGGTGAAGCGCCAGATCGGCTCCCTCCAGCGTCAGGCTGGGAAGGCCCGCCGCTATCAGTCCCTCATGGAGGACCTGCGTGTTCTCGACACCCATCTTTCGCACCGCACCTACCTCGATCTGGAGCGTTCGATCACCGAGGTTGCGGAGCAGGTGGAGAAGAGTGCCGATGCCCGCGCTCTCTATGAGCACGAGATCGGCGAGCAGGAGCTCGAGGTTGCCGGGGCCCGCGAACAGGTCACCGCACTCGATACCGAGACCGGAGTTGCTCGCGACAGCCTGCAGACCCTGCGCAACCGGATCTTCTCCGGCGAGAGCCGCATCGAGACGAATGCCGAACGTTGCGGTGAATTCCGCGAGATGGGGATCCGCGCCAGCGCCGATATCGATGCCACGCATCTACGCATCCGCGAGCAGGAAAACGAGATCGAGCAGACGGATGCCCAGCTGACATCATTGCTGGAAGTTCTCCGCGGCGAGGAAGAGCTACTCCAGGCGGGTGCCGCGCGTCTCCAGCAGGCGCAGCAGGAGCGTCAGTCCGCCGAGCAGGCCACTGAGTCCCTCACCGGACGCCTTCATGGACTGGAAAACCGTCTAACCGATGTTCGGGGTGAGCTCTCCACCGCCAGCGCCCGCCGCGATGCCGAGAGATCTCGTTCCCTCCAACTTCAGGAGCAAGTTTCCGTCGCCGGCCTTGCCGTCACGACAGCCGCAACACGCGCGGACCAGACGGGAGCTGCCCAGGCCTCCACACGAGCCTCTCTGGACGCGGCGGAGCAGGAGCTTCTCGCCGCCCAGCAGGGGCATGACGAGGCGCAGAATGCACGCCAGATTGCCGAGACCGAATGGAACAACTCGGTAAAGCAACTCTCCGAACGCGAACATCGGCTGGAAATCCTACTCCAGCTTGAGCGTGAGGGTGAGGGACTTGGCGAGGGAGCGCAGGCTATCCTGCGCGGCCTAGACCGCCCCGAATTTTATCAGGCTGGCATTCTCGGAACTCTTGCCTCGCTGATCGAAGTTCCGGCCGCCGAAATCCCAGCGATCGAGGCCGCGCTTGGAGCTGCCAGCCGGGCCATAGTTTTTGCCGATGCCGGCATGGCTGAGGCTGCCCTTCAGACGTTGCGCGAGGCTGCTCAAGGACGTGCTTCCGTGGTGGCAAGCGATCTTCTGCCGATCAGTCCTTCCCCAGCCGAGGCGCTTCCCGAGGGTGCGACTTGCTGGGCAGTCGATGTGGTGCGCGCTACTGGCTCGGCGCATGGGCTGATCGGCCGCCTTCTCGAAGGGGTCGCCATCGTGCCCGATCTAGCGACGGCCTTCCGGCTCAAGCGGGCATATCCCGGTCTTGCTTTTGCGGCGCGCACCGGTGAATTCCTTGGTCGCGACGGCGTCGCGCATGGTGGTTCCACGGGAGATGTTAGCGGATCCGCACTGCTTCGCCGCTCCCAGATTGCCTCGCTCGAGCGGGAGGTGAACTTGCTCCGTGAGAGCGTCTCGCATCTCTCCCTTGTTCGTGAAGGAGCTCTCGCTGCGCTGGAGGCTGCAGTGAATCGTCTCCGCGACGCCCGAGAAGTTCTCGGAAACACGCAGGGACTGCTTGCTGCGGCACAGGCCGATAACCTTCTGGCAACCCGCGAACTGGAGAATGCCCGTAACCGTCACGAGTCCCTCGACGGCGAAATCTCCTCCCTGCAGGAACACATCCAGCTCCTGGAAGCACAGATTGCTGATCGTGAGCAGCAGCTCGAGACAGCCTCGCTGGAGCTAAACACCGCACGCGAAGAGCGTTCAGCCGCCGGCTTCAGGATTTCCTTCCTGCGGGACGCCGAGACGACCGCGGCCGCAGATCTCGCCGAGGCACGACTACGGGTTGCCACCGAGCGTCAGCGTCAGCAGTCGCTCGCAAACCAGCGTGCCCCCATGGAGGCCCGTATCCGCGAGCTGGCCGAAACGATCTCGGTTCGTGAACGCGATATCACGACGCACGACGAAAAGATCAAGTCGCTGGAAGCCGAGTCGACGGGACTTGCCGAGAGCGTGGAGACTTGGAAAATCGAAAGCGCCGAAGCCGAGGCCCGGGTGCTGGAGCTAGGCGTCCGCCGTGCCGAACTGCAATCCGGCGTTGAGGCGTTGGAAATCGCCCTGCGTGGCGCCCGCAAAAATCTCTCCGACCTGCAGGATAACCGCTCTAAGAACGAGGTACGCCTTGCCGAGCTGAAGCTCCGCGCCGAGTCGATCCGCGACCATGTCTCCCGACGCTACCAGCTCGATCTTGCTGGATTTGAGCCAGACCGCTATGCCCTACTCAAGGCCGTGGCCCAGCAGAAGGAAAAGGAGCGCCGTGCCGCCCTTCCCGCATCCACCGATCCGACGGTCGAAGGGGAGGTTTCTTCCAATGAAAACCCCGAAGAGATCACGGTTGAGGTGGTTCAGGCTATCAGCGGCCCCATCCCTGCGGAAATCCCGTGGGAACGGATCGAGCTCGTTGTTGCCGAGCTAACCGAACGCGCCGACTCGATGGGGCCCGTCAACCTGGATGCCATTCAGGAATACGATGAGCTGGAGGAACGCTACAAATTCCTTGAACAGCAGAATAACGATCTGATCAACGGCAAGGCCGAGCTGATGGAGGCGATCGCCCGAATCAACAAGACGACCAAGGAGCTCTTCTCGGAGACTTTCGAGAAGATCCGCGTGAACTTCCTGGAGATGTTCACCCAGCTCTTCGGCGGCGGTAAGGCCAACCTCCTCCTCATGGATGAGAGCGATCCGCTCGAGAGTGGCATCGAGATCATCGCCAGCCCTCCTGGCAAGAAGCTCCAGAGCATTTCGCTCCTCTCCGGCGGCGAGCGCACCATGACGGCAGTGGCCCTGCTCTTCGCTATCTACATGGTGAAGCCCTCCCCCTTCTGTGTGCTCGACGAAATGGACGCCCCGCTCGACGAGTCGAATATCGGGCGCTTCATCAAGCTACTCGACCGTTTCATCGGCCAGAGTCAATTCATGGTCATCACCCACAACAAGCGCACGATGTCGCGTGCCGACTCCCTCTATGGCGTAACCATGGAAGAGCGCGGCATCAGCAAGCTCCTCAGCGTCAAGTTCACCGGTCGGGATGAGCAACTACCGCCAGCCGCAGCCACGAACAGCACCCTGCGCGACGAGACGCTGGAAACGGCTCCCGTTGGTGTAACGGAGGAGATTGAAGGATAA
- the msrB gene encoding peptide-methionine (R)-S-oxide reductase MsrB, whose product MVCCMSAQTPPGNTNTVAVCLIGPDGNPGSVVQSPRVVKTDAEWEKQLGPAAYRVLRAKGTEAPFCGNLLDNHKDGVYFCAGCGLPLFASSSKFNSGTGWPSFYRPFAPENITEIRDVSLGMARTEILCARCGGHLGHVFDDGPAPTHLRYCLNSVSLIFKDETEVKKMGAQVAR is encoded by the coding sequence ATGGTCTGCTGCATGTCCGCACAGACTCCGCCGGGAAATACCAACACAGTCGCTGTCTGCCTGATCGGCCCCGATGGCAATCCGGGCTCAGTCGTCCAGAGTCCCCGCGTTGTAAAGACCGACGCCGAGTGGGAGAAGCAGCTTGGCCCTGCTGCCTACCGCGTTCTGAGGGCCAAGGGGACCGAGGCTCCCTTCTGCGGCAACCTGCTCGATAACCACAAGGATGGCGTCTATTTCTGTGCCGGCTGTGGCTTGCCACTCTTTGCCTCCAGCTCGAAGTTCAACTCCGGCACAGGCTGGCCCAGTTTCTACCGGCCCTTCGCTCCAGAGAACATCACCGAGATCCGCGATGTATCGCTCGGCATGGCCCGTACCGAGATCCTCTGCGCCCGCTGCGGCGGCCACCTCGGTCATGTCTTCGACGACGGCCCGGCACCCACCCATCTCCGCTACTGCCTGAACTCCGTCTCACTGATCTTCAAGGACGAAACTGAAGTGAAGAAGATGGGTGCTCAGGTTGCCCGCTGA
- the eda gene encoding bifunctional 4-hydroxy-2-oxoglutarate aldolase/2-dehydro-3-deoxy-phosphogluconate aldolase, with protein sequence MSSFDFAPVLAARIISVITIDRAEDAEPLTQALLDGGLNALEVTFRTPAAPEAVARIKAAFGDKVHLGVGTLLTGEQVVQAAEAGATFGLAPGLNANVVRAAHERGLGFIPGVMTPSEIERALELGCKVQKFFPADVAGGIKMLKTLSGPFGHTGVKFVPLGGVSAATLKEYLAAPGVAAVGGSWIADRSLIKAGDWAGITALARKAVAIASGQEEEGSLE encoded by the coding sequence ATGTCATCCTTTGATTTCGCACCAGTCCTTGCCGCCCGCATTATTTCCGTAATCACCATCGACCGCGCCGAAGATGCAGAGCCCCTGACTCAAGCCCTTCTGGATGGTGGCCTGAATGCTCTCGAAGTCACTTTCCGTACCCCCGCCGCCCCGGAGGCAGTTGCCCGGATCAAGGCAGCCTTCGGAGACAAGGTCCATCTTGGTGTTGGCACCCTGCTCACGGGCGAGCAGGTCGTCCAGGCAGCCGAGGCAGGAGCTACCTTCGGTCTCGCTCCCGGCCTGAATGCAAATGTCGTCCGGGCCGCCCATGAACGCGGCCTTGGATTTATCCCTGGAGTCATGACCCCCTCGGAAATCGAGCGCGCACTCGAACTCGGCTGCAAGGTCCAGAAGTTCTTCCCGGCGGATGTCGCCGGCGGCATCAAGATGCTCAAAACTCTCTCCGGCCCCTTCGGCCACACCGGCGTGAAGTTCGTCCCGCTAGGCGGCGTCAGCGCCGCCACGCTGAAAGAATATCTGGCTGCTCCCGGCGTTGCCGCGGTAGGTGGCTCCTGGATCGCTGACCGCTCTCTCATTAAGGCCGGCGACTGGGCCGGAATCACGGCTCTTGCGAGGAAAGCCGTTGCCATTGCCTCGGGACAGGAAGAGGAAGGCTCCTTGGAGTAA